From Magnolia sinica isolate HGM2019 chromosome 13, MsV1, whole genome shotgun sequence, one genomic window encodes:
- the LOC131222307 gene encoding 2-oxoglutarate-dependent dioxygenase DAO-like has translation MDGEIPVIDLKEFPEQLGKLREACEEWGCFRVVNYKIPVGLLSEMKSVVRSLLDLPVEIKRRNTDTITGSGYMRPTLQNPLYEALGLYDITSSDAVDAFCSQLDATPHQRETIKSYAHEVHELAMDIGCKMAESMGLGCDLFKGWPCQFRINKYYFTEEAIGSTGVQLHTDSGFLTILQEDDCVGGLEVMDKKGGFVAVNPFPGSLLVNLGDMAKAWSNGRFCNVKHRVQCKEATIRVSIAMFVLGPKEEALEAPPELVDSNQPQLYLPFTYEENRNLRFALKMHAGEALMKFTTKQTPNEV, from the exons ATGGATGGTGAAATCCCAGTAATTGATCTCAAGGAATTTCCAGAGCAGCTTGGAAAGCTTCGAGAAGCATGTGAGGAGTGGGGATGTTTCAGGGTTGTGAACTATAAAATTCCGGTGGGGTTGCTGTCGGAAATGAAGTCAGTGGTGAGAAGTCTGCTCGATCTCCCGGTGGAGATAAAACGCCGGAATACTGACACAATCACCGGAAGTGGGTACATGCGGCCCACCCTCCAGAATCCCCTCTACGAAGCGTTGGGGCTCTACGACATCACCTCTTCCGATGCCGTCGATGCCTTCTGCTCTCAGTTGGATGCCACTCCTCACCAGCG AGAAACAATCAAATCATATGCTCATGAAGTACATGAGCTTGCCATGGACATAGGGTGCAAGATGGCAGAGAGCATGGGTTTAGGCTGTGATTTGTTCAAGGGATGGCCATGCCAGTTTAGAATCAACAAATACTACTTCACAGAGGAAGCTATCGGCTCCACTGGCGTTCAGTTGCATACAGATTCTGGGTTCCTCACCATACTTCAAGAAGATGATTGCGTTGGCGGCCTTGAAGTGATGGACAAAAAGGGTGGATTTGTAGCAGTCAATCCCTTTCCAGGCTCACTACTTGTCAACCTAGGTGATATGGCCAAG GCATGGAGCAATGGTAGATTCTGCAACGTGAAGCACCGTGTGCAGTGCAAGGAAGCAACAATACGAGTCTCAATTGCCATGTTTGTCCTAGGACCCAAGGAGGAAGCACTGGAAGCACCACCTGAGCTTGTGGATTCCAACCAACCTCAGCTCTACCTTCCTTTCACCTATGAAGAGAACCGAAATCTCCGatttgccttgaaaatgcatgctGGTGAAGCTCTCATGAAATTCACCACAAAACAAACTCCTAATGAAGTTTAG
- the LOC131222306 gene encoding uncharacterized protein LOC131222306, producing METPKELKDSTANMLRASCYSPSLSSSSSSWHRRSQSAPDDGLPEDLLNMSPRSSQYSNSIVHLERSLHEQCSLRRVLEKALGCNSPTYVASNGTPIPKPAAELIKEIAVLELEVMHLEQYLLSLYRTAFDHHLTVKPSALMCQGSAPLMQDSGPPILEQTNCTVHSNPLCVYNDSCSEGMSQSYSLEGVEEQQDCKDRHAQIFYPHSSTNSDDTTYPPRQNSKRGSQNAGLRPRSLADHLGASLADLLPLTPDRLSEEIVRCMSAIYCKLVDPPLTQIGGLSASPTSSLSSSSIFSPQDDNCSSQCNNDEITVDTFDLEGLKEKHGPYWGMVEVSKISLDDDRFNYAAKMLQNFRSLIQRLEKVDPRKMKHEERLAFWINVHNALVMHANLAYGIPHSMKTASLNQKAGYNIGGHSINAYVIQSSILRCRSHHPAPWLRMVFSPGKKFRTGNGKHMYELDHPEPLVHFALCSGAYSDPMVRVYTAKRIFPELKLAREEFIQISVSIPKKKKIILPRVLYYFAKDASLDLCDLLEMVRDCLPEAQKKDIRRCLRGRVGKCVEWAPHNLAFRYIMHGELVKDITSI from the exons ATGGAGACGCCGAAAGAGTTGAAGGATTCCACTGCAAATATGCTGCGTGCCAGTTGCTATtcaccttctctttcttcttcttcttcatcttggcATAGGCGTTCGCAGAG CGCTCCTGATGATGGATTGCCTGAAGATTTGCTAAATATGTCACCTAGATCATCCCAATACTCTAATTCT ATTGTCCATCTGGAGAGAAGTCTGCATGAACAGTGTTCCCTAAGGAGGGTTCTGGAGAAGGCATTGGGATGTAATTCTCCCACCTACGTTGCTTCAAATGGCACTCCAATACCAAAG CCTGCTGCAGAATTGATCAAGGAGATTGCAGTGCTTGAGTTGGAAGTTATGCATTTGGAACAGTATCTTCTTTCACTATATCGGACAGCTTTTGATCACCATCTAACTGTCAAGCCTTCTGCTCTAATGTGCCAAGGCTCTGCTCCACTCATGCAAGATTCTGGACCTCCGATATTAGAACAAACAAATTGCACGGTTCACTCCAATCCGCTGTGTGTATATAATGATTCATGTTCTGAAGGAATGAGTCAATCCTACAGCCTTGAGGGTGTTGAGGAGCAGCAAGATTGTAAAGACCGGCATGCTCAGATTTTTTATCCTCATAGTTCAACCAATTCAGATGATACGACATACCCTCCAAGACAAAATTCTAAAAGA GGTAGCCAGAATGCTGGGTTACGCCCACGAAGTCTCGCGGATCATCTTGGTGCTTCTCTTGCAGATCTGCTTCCATTAACCCCTGATAGACTCTCCGAAGAGATTGTCAGATGTATGTCGGCCATTTACTGCAAGCTTGTTGATCCCCCTCTGACCCAGATAGGAGGCCTTTCAGCTTCTCCTACTTCATCTTTGTCTTCATCAAGCATATTTTCACCTCAGGATGATAATTGTAGTTCTCAATGCAACAACGATGAAATTACAGTGGATACTTTTGACCTTGAAGGGTTGAAAGAGAAACATGGACCATATTGGGGAATGGTAGAAGTTTCCAAGATATCCTTAGACGATGATAGATTTAATTATGCCGCAAAAATGCTGCAAAATTTCAG GTCACTCATTCAGCGACTCGAAAAGGTTGACCCCAGGAAGATGAAGCATGAAGAGAGACTTGCATTCTGGATCAACGTACACAATGCCCTGGTGATGCAT GCAAATCTAGCATATGGGATTCCTCACAGCATGAAAACTGCATCCTTAAATCAAAAG GCTGGATATAACATAGGCGGGCATTCCATAAATGCTTATGTGATCCAAAGCTCCATTTTGCGATGTCGTTCCCATCATCCTGCACCA TGGCTACGGATGGTGTTCTCGCCAGGAAAGAAGTTTAGGACAGGCAATGGAAAGCATATGTATGAGCTTGATCATCCGGAACCACTTGTTCATTTTGCACTTTGTTCAGGGGCGTACTCGGACCCCATG GTTCGAGTCTACACAGCCAAGAGGATATTTCCAGAGCTTAAGCTTGCTAGAGAAGAGTTTATTCAAATTAGTGTCTCTATCCccaagaagaaaaagataatCCTGCCAAGGGTTTTATACTACTTTGCCAAGGATGCTTCTCTAGATTTATGCGACCTTTTAGAGATGGTCCGTGACTGTTTGCCAGAAGCACAGAAGAAAGACATACGAAGATGCCTTAGAGGAAGAGTTGGAAAATGCGTCGAGTGGGCACCGCACAATTTGGCTTTCCGGTACATCATGCATGGAGAGTTAGTGAAAGATATAACATCCATCTGA